From Gopherus evgoodei ecotype Sinaloan lineage chromosome 15, rGopEvg1_v1.p, whole genome shotgun sequence, one genomic window encodes:
- the CBX2 gene encoding chromobox protein homolog 2 — protein MEELSSVGEQVFAAECILSKRLRKGKLEYLVKWRGWSSKHNSWEPEENILDPRLLLAFQKKEHEKEVQNRKRGKRPRGRPRKHVEPEVPPKIKSSSSSSSTSSSSSSSDEEDESDLEAKRGPRCRETHPVPQKKAQILVAKPEIKDPVRKKRGRKPLPPEQKAARRTMNLAKVLKTTRKEMGGGSKLMGKLQPQHNAQASGIAVLKSNVKEPQSALSGLGSGGLSAENLPNILKGPSGSPSHGISWQSSIVHYMNRMSQNQSLAEAPAPGRLALKSQASTKSSLGLDLKMRNQKGAGEPGLNVQGSKAAKALGSGAGGDQKSGFTAGAQTLPNGSKAPVNSPVLGSHLTSNQELNLQALNLQSIKNGPNSAGGSSLPRHVCGTVAKSSGAAAVNVGAAAATGSGVGTVVNAQDTGLPPGVDTCKNEKPMQRAAAGERDVTKSGASCVQEGHPTRENHKPAALSEMSTGEEETSSDSDRDSASFPGMSQNMSVSIQTSQDWKPTRSLIEHVFVTDVTANLITVTVKESPTSVGFFNLRHY, from the exons ATGGAGGAGCTGAGCAGCGTGGGCGAGCAGGTCTTCGCGGCCGAGTGCATCCTGAGCAAGCGGCTCCGCAAG GGCAAGCTGGAGTATCTGGTGAAGTGGCGAGGCTGGTCCTCCAA ACACAACAGCTGGGAACCTGAAGAGAATATTCTTGATCCAAGGCTGCTCCTTGCCTTCCAAAAGAA GGAACATGAGAAAGAGGTGCAGAATCGGAAGAGGGGCAAACGACCCAGAGGCAGGCCCAGGAAACATGTG gaaccAGAGGTGCCTCCAAAAATCAAGTCAAGTAGCTCCTCATCCTCCACATCttcatcttcttcctcctctgaTGAAGAGGATGAGAGTGAcctggaggcaaagaggggtCCCCGGTGCAGAGAGACTCACCCAGTGCCACAGAAGAAAGCTCAGATTTTGGTTGCAAAGCCGGAAATAAAAGACCCTGTCAGGAAGAAGCGTGGGCGGAAACCTCTGCCTCCGGAGCAGAAGGCAGCCAGAAGGACCATGAACCTGGCAAAGGTGCTGAAAACAACCCGAAAGGAGATGGGTGGAGGTTCCAAACTGATGGGGAAATTGCAGCCCCAACACAATGCTCAGGCCTCAGGTATTGCTGTGCTTAAATCTAATGTGAAAGAGCCCCAAAGTGCACTGAGTGGGCTTGGTTCAGGGGGCTTATCCGCTGAGAACCTGCCCAATATACTGAAGGGCCCTTCTGGGAGCCCAAGCCATGGGATCAGCTGGCAGAGTTCTATCGTGCACTACATGAACAGGATGTCCCAAAACCAGAGCTTGGCAgaggccccagccccagggagacTGGCACTCAAGTCACAAGCATCCACCAAGAGTAGCCTAGGACTAGACTTAAAAATGAGAAACCAGAAAGGAGCTGGGGAGCCTGGGTTGAATGTGCAAGGATCCAAAGCAGCCAAGGCACTTGGCAGTGGTGCTGGAGGGGATCAGAAATCAGGCTTCACTGCTGGGGCTCAGACCCTGCCCAACGGCAGCAAGGCACCTGTGAATTCGCCTGTCCTAGGAAGCCACCTGACTTCCAATCAGGAGCTGAACCTTCAAGCTTTAAACTTACAGAGTATcaaaaatgggccaaattcagcaggTGGCAGCAGCCTCCCTCGGCATGTCTGTGGAACTGTGGCCAAAAGTTCTGGCGCCGCAGCTGTGAATGTGGGGGCAGCCGCTGCCACGGGCAGCGGGGTGGGCACAGTGGTGAATGCACAAGACACAGGGCTGCCGCCAGGCGTGGACACCTGCAAAAATGAGAAACCAATGCAAAgagcagctgctggggaaagAGACGTGACAAAAAGTGGTGCCTCATGTGTGCAAGAGGGGCACCCCACAAGAGAGAACCACAAGCCGGCAGCCCTGTCTGAAATGAGCACCGGCGAAGAGGAGACCAGCTCCGATTCGGATAGGGATTCTGCCTCGTTTCCTGGTATGAGCCAGAACATGTCAGTCTCCATCCAGACCAGCCAGGACTGGAAACCCACCCGCAGCCTGATCGAACACGTCTTTGTCACAGACGTGACAGCCAACCTGATTACAGTGACCGTCAAGGAGTCTCCCACCAGTGTTGGGTTTTTCAATCTTAGACATTACTGA